CCGCTTCAGCGGGTCCGCTTCGCGCCACTTCTCGACTTCGCCGGCTTCGCGGTAGCGCGTGGCGTCGTCGGCGTTGGTGTGCGAGTCGATGCGGTAGGTGTGGGCCTCGACGAGGACAGGCCCACGGCCTTCGCGAGCGTGCTTCACGGCGTCGCCGAGGACGGCGAGGACCGCGACGGCGTCGTTGCCGTCGACCTGCTCCGAACGCATGCCGTAGCCGATTCCCTTGTACGCCAACGCGGCCGCGGCGCTCTGCTTCTCGAACGGCACCGAAATGGCGTAGCGGTTGTTCTGCACGAAGAACACCGCGGGCGCCTTGAAGACGGCCGCGAAGTTGAGCGCTTCGTGGAAGTCGCCTTCGCTGGTGGCGCCGTCTCCGATGAGCGCGAGCGCGACGGCGTCTTCGCCACGTCGCTGCATCGCGTGGGCCAGCCCGGCGGCGTGCAGCGCCTGCGTCGCGAGCGGAGTGCACTGAGGTGCTACGCGCGTCTCGGCGGGGTTGTAGCCGCAGTGCGCGTCGCCGCGAAGCAGCGTCAAGACTTCGCCGGGCTTCAAGCCGCGGGCGACGAGGGCGACGGAGTCGCGGTAGGTCGGGAAGAGCCAGTCGTGCTCGTTCAGCGTCAGTGCGGCGGCGACCTGGCACGCCTCCTGGCCGGCGCTGGAGGGGTAGACGGCGAGGCGGCCCTGCTTGGTGAGCGCGGTCGCCTGGACGTCGAACCGGCGGCCCAGGACCATCAGCCGGTAGGCCTCCTTGAGGAGGCGTTCCGGGGGCTCGGCATAGGCGCCGTGCTGGTCGGCGCGCGTGCCGTCCTCGGCGACGAACCGCACCGGCGACGCGGACGGCAGCAGGGTCTCCGCGGCCATGACGCACACCACCTCTCGCAGACATATGATGCTGAAATGGTGGTTCTCGGCGGTGTTGTGTTCAAGGGCTGGCGAAAATGAGCGACAAACGGTCTCTCGTCGACGCTCCGGCGAACCAAACGTCCACAGGTGTCCTGGCTCACGGGGGTCTTCCGGGACGAACGGTCCCGGCCCTGGACGAC
This window of the Amycolatopsis balhimycina FH 1894 genome carries:
- the pdhA gene encoding pyruvate dehydrogenase (acetyl-transferring) E1 component subunit alpha — translated: MAAETLLPSASPVRFVAEDGTRADQHGAYAEPPERLLKEAYRLMVLGRRFDVQATALTKQGRLAVYPSSAGQEACQVAAALTLNEHDWLFPTYRDSVALVARGLKPGEVLTLLRGDAHCGYNPAETRVAPQCTPLATQALHAAGLAHAMQRRGEDAVALALIGDGATSEGDFHEALNFAAVFKAPAVFFVQNNRYAISVPFEKQSAAAALAYKGIGYGMRSEQVDGNDAVAVLAVLGDAVKHAREGRGPVLVEAHTYRIDSHTNADDATRYREAGEVEKWREADPLKRLETYLKGRKALQENEIEQFKADAETFAQSVRDALNAEPELDPMSLFDHVYAEPTRQLEAQRAMVHAELEA